GACGTGCGGCTCCGGCGCGAGATCACGCACCGGCGCTTGGCCGTGTCGCTGGCCCGCCGCAGCATGCGGGTGCTGGCGCTCCACGTCCTCGACTCGGCCGTGCTCGCCGCCGTGCTGTACGCGCTGTCGGCCGCGTGGCAGCCGCCCGTGCCGGCGCAGCCGTTCGTGCCCGCGGTGGTCGCCATCTTCCTGCTCAGCCTGAACGCCCTCTCCGCATACGACTCGGGAGACGCGCGCCGCGACCGCAAGCGCCTCGCTTCGGGCGTGCTGCTGGCGGTGCTGATCGTGGCCTGCCTCGCCGTCTTCCCGCCGTACGTGCCCTTCCCCCGCGAGTTCGTGGCGGCGCTGGCCGTGGCGGCGTTCGCGTCTCTGGCGGTGGGGCGCAAGGTGGTGGACCTGGCGGTGCGCCAGGCGTACGTGCGCGGCATCGGCCTGCGCCGGGCCGTGGTGATCGGGAGCCTGGACGAGGTGGGCCGCGCCATCCGCGAGATGCGGGACGACCGCAACATCGACCAGTACGTGGTGGGGCACCTCACGCAGGACGACCGGCCCGACCCCGCATCGCTCGGCACGCTGTCGCGCCTGACGCGCGTGCTGGACGAGATGAACATCCAGGAGCTGGTGCTGGCCACCGCGCTCTCGTCCGAGACGATGAGCGAACTGGCGGTGGCGTGCTTCGACCGGGGCGTGGCGGTCTACGTCCTGCCTTCCGTCGTGGGCAACCCCGACTGCTGGGCCGAGCCGCTGCGCCTGGGCGACTGCCCCATGCTGCGGCTGCACCCGGCGCGGCTCCAGCTGCCGGCGCTGATGATCAAGCGCGGGGTGGACGTGGTGCTGGCGACGGTGGCGCTGGTCGCCCTCTCGCCCGTGATCGCGCTGATCGCGCTGGCGATCCTCGTCGACTCGCCCGGCCCGGTCTTCTTCCGGCAGGAGCGGGTGGGCCTGGGAGGCCGCATCTTCCTGATCTGGAAGTTCCGCAGCATGACGGCCGACGCGCACGAGCGGCAGGGCGAGCTGGCGCACCTGAACATCTACGGCAACCGCGGCGCCTTCAAGCTGCGCGACGACCCGCGCGTGACGCGCATGGGCCGCTTCCTGCGCCGCACCAGCCTGGACGAGCTGCCGCAGCTCTTCAACATCCTGAGCGGCGAGATGTCGCTGGTAGGCCCGCGCCCGTGCCCGCCCGGCGACGTGGACACCTACGAGCCGCACCACTTCGACCGCCTGACGGTGGTGCCCGGCCTCACCGGCCCCTGGCAGGTGAGCGGCCGCAACCTGATCACCGACTTCGACACCATCGTGCAGATGGAGCGCGCGTACATCACCGGGTGGTCGCTGCTCCTGGACCTGCAGATCATGCTGCGGACGGTGAAGGTGGTGCTGCGGGGCGAGGGCGCCTACTGAATGAGAGTCGCGATCACGACGGACTGGATGGACACGTTCGGCGGGGGCGAGCGTGTCCTTCTGGAGCTTCACCGCATGTTCCCGGAGGCGCCGGTCTACACCACCGTGTACGACCCCAAGGCGGTTCCGGCGTCCATGCGCGGCTGGGACGTGCGCACGTCGTTCATCCAGCGCATCCCGTTCGTGCGCGGGTCGCACATCCGCTTCCTGGCGCTCATGCCGCTCGCCTTCGAGCAGTTCGACATGGGCGAGTACGACCTGGTGGTGACCACGAACAGCGCCTGCGCCAAGGGCGTCATCACCCGGCCCGGCACGCTGAACCTGTGCTACTGCCACACGCCCTGCCGCTACATCTGGGACCTCTTCCACGAGTACACCGACGGCCGCCGCGGCCGCGCGCTGATGGGCGTGGCGGCCCACTGGCTACGCATGTGGGACCGCATGTCGGCCGACCGGGTGGATCATTTCGTGGCGAACTCGCGCGAGGTGGCGGGCCGCATCCGCAGGCACTACCGGCGCGAGAGCGAGGTGATCCACCCCCCGGTGGACGTGGACCGCATCCGCCCGTCGGGCCGCGACCCGGAGGACTTCTACCTCGTGGTCTCGCGGCTGGTGAGCTACAAGCGGGTGGACCTGGCGGTGCGCGCGGCGAACCTGCTCGGCCGGCGTCTCGTGGTCGTCGGCGACGGGCCGGCGCGGCGCGAGCTGGAGGCGATGGCCGGGCCGACGGTCACGTTCCGCGGGCGGCTGCCGGACGAGGAGGTGGCGGAGCTGTACGCGCGCTCCCGCGGTTTCCTCTTCCCCGGGCTGGAGGACTTCGGCATTGCGCCGGTGGAGGCGCAGGCGGCGGGGCGGCCGGTGATCGCGTTCGGCAAGGGCGGCGCGCTGGAGACGGTGATGGACGGCACCACGGGCGCCTTCTTCGACGAGCAGACGCCCGAGGCGGTGGCCGAGGCCATCCTCCAGGCCGAGCGCCTGCGCTTCGACCCGGCGGACTGCCGGCGGAACGCGGAGCGCTTCGACGCGCGCGAGTTCCGCCGCCGCATGCGCGTGGCCATCGACCGCGAGCTGCGCGTGGCCCAGCGCTCCGCCGCCGGCCCGCGCCTGGACGGGGAGCGCGCGAGCGGCTGATCCCGACCGCTTCCGACCTTCCGATGCGCCCGAGCACATCTACCCACATCTACCCGACCCGCGCAGGTGCACCGTCCGCCGTCACGCGGCCGATGGGTGAGGCGCCTGCGCCGAGCCGTCTTGCCGGTGTCTGACGCCCGCGGCGAGCGGATCCTGCTGATCCTGCCCGCCGCGCTGGGCGACCTGATCCTGGCGTTCCGCGCCTTCGGCCGCATCCGGCGCTCTTTCCCGGACGCGCATCTCGCCCTGCTGGTCGGCGAGCCGTTCGAGGAGATGGTGCGGCTCTCGGGCTTCTTCGACGAGGTGCTCGCGTTCGATGCGGAGATGGCGTACGGCGGCGGGGCGGCCGGCAGGGTGCGGCTGCTGGGAGCGCTCGCGAGGCGGGTGCGGAGGCTGCGGCCCACGCGGGTGGGCGTCTTCAAGGGCGCCCCCGTGTGGGCCGCGCTCGCGCTCGCCTCGGGCGCTCGCGTGCGCGTGGGGCTAACCCGCGGCGTGGGCCGCCTGCTGTTGACGGCGCCGCTCGCGGTCGATCGCAACCGGCACCGCGAGGACCGCAACCTCGACGTGGCGCGGTTGCTCGGGGCGGGCGAGGAGGATGGGGCGGATGCGGCGTGGCCGGCGGTGCCCCTCCCGGCGGAGGTCGGCGGGGGAGATGCGGGGCCGTGGATCGGGATGACGCCGGGCGGCGCGCGGAACGTGAAGGAGGAGATGGCCGTCCGCCGCTGGGCGCCGGAGCGGTACGCGGAACTGGCCGCGCGGCTGCTGGAGCGCGAGCCGAGGGCTCGCTTCGTCTTCCTGGGCGGCCCCGGCGACCGCGAAGAGGCGGAGCGGGTGATGGGCAGCCTTCCGTCCGGCACCGTAGTCGACCTCGTAGGCCGTACGACGGTGGCCGAGGTGCGCGAGACGATCGCCCGGCTGGATGCGTTCGTCGGGCACGATTCCGGGCTGATGCACGTGGCGGGTACGACGGGAACGCCCATGGTCGCCATCTTCGGCCCGACAGATGCCCGCGTGCTCTGCCCGCGCGGTCCGCAGGCGCGGTACGTGTGGCACCCGTCGCAGCCGACGCCGTGCTACGACGAGGTGGACGGCACCCTTCGCCCGTGCGCCCCGGGCTGCTGCACTACCCGCGTGACGGTCGACGAAGTCTTCGCCCGCACCCTCGACGCGCTCGCGATGCACCGCGCGGGAGCGAGCGGGCCGGTTGTATCCGCACCGTAGCTCGTCCGCCGTCCAACGGAAGTAATCCGCCGGTCAGCCGCGCCGGTTAGCTTCGCGCCGTGAACGGTTACGCATCAGCGCTGGTGATCGGTAGATGCGCATCGACCGACGCGTTGCCCGACGGAGAATCGGCCGGAGCGTTGTCGCCGAGGGTCGCCCGGGGCGCATCATCCAACGGCACTGTAGATGTACGGCGAGGGACCGTACCGGCCGGAGCGAGGTACGACCCGCGGCCGCGCATCTACCGATTGCCCTTGCGGTTCGATGGGTGACGGGCGGCCGGGCGCTCTCGTCTGCGTAGGGCCGGCTGACGATGGATGACGGGCGGTCGCGCGCGCTGGCGAGCCCGTGCGTCCGGCGCGTTCCACGCCCGCGGGCATGGTTCAGTGCCGCTGCGCGCATTAGGTTTGAGGATTGTACCGGCGCGGCCGGTCTCGCCCCGTTTCCGTTAGAGGTTGCGTCGATGCGAAGAGCCCTGCCCCTCCTTCTCCTGGCCGTGCTGGCAGCGTGCGGCCCGCGGGGCACCGCCCTGCCCGCCGAGGGGCCCGTGCCGGAGCTGGGGCCGCCCACGGGCACCGTGCAGCCGGGCGACCGGATCCAGCTCAAGGTGTTCGGCGAGAAGGACATGAACGATATGTACACGGTGCAGGCGTCCGGCGAGGCGGTGCTGCCGCGGCTGGGGCCGGTGCACGTGGCCGGCCGCACGTCGGTGCAGCTACAGGACACGCTGCGCAGGGCGTACGCCGAATTTCTGCGCAACCCGGCGGTGGAGGTCGCGGTGCTGCGCCGCATCGGGGTGCAGGGCGAGGTGCGCCGGCCGGACCTGTACATGATCGACGAGACCACCACCTTGCGCGACGTGATCGCGCAGGCGGGCGGCCTGTCGGACGCGGGCAACCCGCGCAAGATCACTGTGATCCGCGAGGGGCAGGAGATCCGCCTGGCAGGCACCGAGCGCTTCTCGGCGGCGCAGCTGCGCTCGGGCGACCAGGTGTACATCGGCAAGCGCAGCTTCCTAGAGACGAACGCCATCGCCATCCTGAGCACGGCCGGCTCGGCGCTGGTCACCTCGCTGCTCCTCACCGCGCTCAGAAGATGAACGACGAGCAAGACCTGGTGGACCTGGGCGACGTCCTGGGCCGGGTGCGCCGCCGCTCCGGCTGGATCGCGGCGGGCGCGCTGGCGGGACTCGCCATTGCCGTCGCGATCGCCTTCGCCCTGCCGCCCCGTTACCTGTCCACCACCAAGGTGCTGATCCGCGCGGCGGACGGCGGGGCGTCTCCCCTGTCTCGCGTGAGCGGGTTGGCGGACATGCTCTCCATCGGCGGGTTGGGGTCGAAGCCGTTCGACACCGAGATGGAGGTGCTTACGAGCCGCGCGGTGATCGGGTCGGTGGTGGACTCGCTGGGGCTCCAGGCGCGCGTGACGAAGCCGCGCGCAACCCCCGTGATGCGGCTGGTCCAGTCCGCGCGCTGGCTGCGCGAGGTGCCGGACGGCGCGGTGTACGCCTTCGCCCGCTCCGGGAACGGCTACAAGGTCGAGGGCCCCGGCGCTCCTCCGACGGTGACACCCGGCGTGCCCTTCCGCACGGGGGCGGGGGTGCTCACCCTGCGCCCGGGCGGCCTGCCCGACGCGTTCACGCTGCGGGTGTCGGACTACGAAGATGCGGTGACGGACGTCTTCAAGCGGCTCGATCCGGGCAAGCCCACCGGCGAGGTGGCGCACCTGGAGTTTGCCGCGGCCGACCCGGTGACGGCGGCGGCGGTGCCCAACGCGCTGGTGCGCGAGTACCTGCTCCGGCGCCGCACCACGGACCGGGGAGTGAACGCCCACCGGTACGAGTTCCTGGCGCGCCAGGCCGACAGCATCGGCGGCGAGCTGGTGCGGGCGGAGGGTTCGCTGCGCAGCTACATGGAAACCAGCGGCGTGGTGGACCCGGAGTTCCAGGGCAAGGCCACGTTCGAGCGCCTGGCGCAGCTGCAGGGCGAGGCCGAGACGATCGACGTGGAGACGCGGGCGCTGGAGCGCACGCTCTCGGCCGGAGTGGCGCCGCAGGGCTCGGATCTGGCTGCGTACCCCACCTTCTTCAAGAACCCCGCGATATCGAACGTGCTCCAGCAGCTGCTGGAGCTGCGCTCGACCCGCACCCAGCTGCTCCAGAAGCGCACCGACCGCGACCCCGAGGTGGTGGGCCTCACGCGCAGCATCTCGCAGCTGGAGGCGGAGCTGGGTTCGCTGTCGCGGGCGTACCTGAACGGCCTGCGCCAGCAGCGCTCGGCGGTGCAGCTGGAGCTTGCGCGCTACCGAAGCAGCGCGGCCACCATCCCCGGCACGTCGGAGGCGTCGCTGCGCCTGCAGCGCGAGGTGAAGCGGCTGTCGGAGACGCTGATCGTGCTCCAGACGCAGCTGGTGCAGACGCGCCTGGCCGCCATCGGCGAGGGCGGCGACGTGCGGCAGATCGACCCCGCGGTGCCGCCCAAGCGGCCGGCGTTCCCGTCCAAGCCGCTCTTCGCGGGCCTCGGCCTCTTCGCCGGGCTGCTGCTGGGCTGCTGCGGCGCGCTGGTGCGCTCGTACACCGACGACCGGCTGCGCACCGCGCGCGAGCTCCAGGCGGCGATGCACGTGCCGGCGCTGGAGTTCGTGCCGGGCGCGCCGCTGCTCGTCTCGGGCTCGCAGGAGCGGGGGACGGTGCTGGTGGCGGCGGGCAGCGAAGGGGCCGACACCGCCCTGGTGGCGCGCCAGCTGGCCGAGACGGCCTCGCTGCGTGGCCAGGACGTTGCCTTCGTGGATCTCACGCATCCCCGCGCGATGCTTGCCGCGGGATCGGAGAACGGCTCCTCGCGCTCGGCGTCCACGGCGCTCGTCCCCGGCACGGCACCGGAGGCGGCGGGCTACCAGCTGTACGCGGGGCTGGACGGGGCACGCTGGACGGGAAGCTCGCTGCGGGGCGACGTGGAGGACCTGGAGCGCCGCTTCGCGCGCGTGGTCGTCGCCCTCCCCTTGGCCGAGTCGCCCGCGGCGCTGGCGCTCTTCGCGCCGCAGCGGCCGGTGGTGCTGGTCGTGGGCCCCGGGCCGGTGAGCCGGTCGCGGCTGGGCGGCACGATGGACGGGCTGGCGCGCCTGGACGCGCATCCGGCGGCCCTGGTGCTCGTCCGCACCCGCGCCGCGGCCGATGCCTGAGACGGCCGCCGCTCCGGCCGCGGCCGGCCGGGGCGTGCGCGTGGCGGCGGCGCTGCGCCTCGCGCTGGTGCTCTCCATCGTGGGCCAGCTGGGGCGCATCCCCGTCCTCCAGGCGGGCCGCAAGGACGCACCCATCCTCGCGAACGACATCTTCCTGATGTGCGTGCTCGTCCTGGGCGGCGTGTGCGCCTTCCGGGCGAAGCGGCTGCTGCTGGACCGCGTGGCCCTTGTGGCGCTCGCGTTCGCGGCGGTGGGGGGCATCTCCACCGTCCTCGCCGTTCCGCGCTTCGGGCTCAGCGGCTCGCAGGTGGTGTTCAGCCTGGCCTACCTGGCGCGCTGGCTGGCGTACTTCGGCATCTACCTGGTCACCGTCAACTTCGTTCGCGGGGCCGACGTGGAGCGCGTGTGGCGCGCCTTCCAGGGCACGGTGGTGGCGATGGCGGCGTTCGGCATCTTCCAGGCGATCTTCCTGCCGGACTTCGCCTTCATGGTCTACCCCGGCTCGGCCGCGTACCTGGACTGGGATCCGCAGGGCCACCGGCTGGTCTCCACCGTGCTGGACCCCAACTTCGCCGGTGCCATCATCAACATGGCGCTGCTGCCGTCGCTCGCCATGCTGTCCTACGGCGTGCGGCAGCGGCCGTGGATGCTCGCCGTCCTCTTCCTCGCCCTGGCGCTGACGCTGTCGCGCGGGGCGATTCTCGCGTTCGTGATCGGCGTCAGCGTCATCGTGCTGGCGCGCGGCGTCTCCCGGCGCCTGGTGCGCGTGATGGCGGTGCTGCCGCTGGCGGTGCTGCCCTTCATCCCTTTCCTGATCCGCTACGCCATCCTGTACCGCAAGTTGGGGATCGGCGACAAGTCCGCCCTCGGACGCTTCGCCGGGTGGCTCATCGCGCTGCGCATGATCCGCGACCACCCGGTGATCGGCGTGGGCTTCAACACCTTCGGCTTCGTGTCGTCGCGCTGGGACGACGGGGTGACGGAGGTGATCAGCCGCTCCTCGTTCGGCGGAGACGGCGGGCTGCTGCTGGTGACGGTGCTCACCGGCGGCGTGGGACTGTGCTGCTTCCTGTGGATGCTGGGCGCGGCGGTCGCCAACTGCCGCCGCACGTGGCGCAACGCATCGGCACCCCCGATGTCGCGCGGCCTGGCCGCGGGCGTGGCAGCGGTGACGGTGGCGATCGTGATCCACGGATTCTTCCTGAACACGCTCTTCTATCCGTTCATCATGGAGCCGCTATGGGTGCTGTGGGGGCTGGCGTTCGTCGCCCGCCGCAGCCTCGCGGCGCGCGCTCCTTCGCCCGAGGCGCCCGCGCGGCCCCGCTTCGCCCTCGCACACCTGGGCGGGGGCGCGCTGCCTGCTCCCGCTCCCGCGCTCCGCGCGCGCGGCGCCACGGCCTGAGCCACGGATGATCGACAAGAACCTGAACTACGGCCGCCACGTCGTGCGCCGCTTCCTGGAGCAGGCGCGCCCCTTCTCGACCCTGCTCGACCTGGGCGCCGGCACGGGCGTGGACCTGCGCGCCGCGCGCGAGGTGCAGCCGGATGCGGAACTGCACGCCATCGAGGTGTGGCCGGAGTCGGTCCGCACGCTGGAGGGGATGGGCGTGCGGGTGCATCCCATCGACTTGGAGAAGAACCGCTTCCCGCTGGCGGACGGGTCGATGGACGTGGTGATGTCGAACCAGGTGCTGGAGCACACGAAGGAGATCTTCTGGATCTTCCACGAGGCCACGCGCGTCCTGCGGACCGGCGGCCACATGATCGTGGGCGTCCCGAACCTCGCGTCGCTGCACAACCGCCTGCTCCTGCTCCTGGGCCGCCAGCCGAGCGCGCTCCAGAACGCCACGGCGCACGTGCGCGGCTACACGCGGCGCGACATCGTCCGCTTCGTGGACCGCGTCTTCCCGGGCGGCTACAGCGTGCGCGCGTTCGGCGGGAGCAACTTCTACCCGTTCCCGCCGGCCATCGCACGGCCGCTCGCGAAGGCGCTTCCGGGGATGGCATGGGGCATCTTCCTGTTGCTGCGCAAGGAGCGCGAGTACGGCCGCGAGTTCGTGGAGTACCCGGTGCGCGAGCGGCTGGAGACGAACTTCTTCCTGGGCACGTGAGCGAGACAGCGGGTTTGTCCTCGGCCGACGAGGGGGCAAGGATCGGGATCGAGGCGCACGGGATCGGCGAGCGGCCCACGGGCGTGGGGACGTACGTCTACAAGCTCGTGGAGGCGCTGGGCCGTGTCGCACCCCGCGAGCCGCTGGTCCTCTACCGAAACACGACGGACGGGCCGCAGCTGCCGTTCCCCACGCTCTACGTGCCGCCCTCGCCGCTGTGGACCACGGCGCGGCTGCCGCTGCACTTCGCGCTGCACGGCGCGCCGCCGGTGATGCTCTTCCCCGGCCACTCGCGCTCCCTGTACTGCCCCGGCCGGAGCGCGGTGACCATCCACGACCTCGCCTTCGAGCTGTTCCCGGACCACTTCACCGCGGCGGACCGCCTGCGCCTGCGGCTGACGACGCGCAACGGCGTGACGCGCGCCGACCGCCTCATCGCCGTCTCCGAGGCGACGAAGCGCGACGTGGTGGAGCGGATGGGCGCGGCCCCGGACCGCGTCACCGTCGTGCACCACGGTGTGGACCACGCCGTCTTCCGTCCCTCGACCGCCGGCGAGGTGGATGCAGTGCGCGCGCGGCACGGGCTGCATCGTCCGTACGTGCTGGCCGTGGGCACGCTCCAGCGCAGGAAGAACCACGCGACGCTGATTCGTGCGGTGCACATCTTGCGCGGCCGGGGCGTGGACGTGGAGCTGGTGCTGTCCGGCGCGGGAGGATGGCTCTTCGACGAGACGCGACGCCTGGTGGACGAGCTGGGGATGGGCGATGCCGTGCGTTTCCTCGGCTACGTGCCGCTGGACGAGCTTCCCGCGCTGTACGCCGGCGCCTCGGCCGCCGCCCTTCTCTCGCTCTACGAAGGCTTCGGCCTGCCCGTGCTGGAGGCGATGGCGTGCGGCGTGCCCATGCTCGTCTCGGACACGTCGTCTCTGCCGGAGGTGGGTGGCGACGCCGTGCTGAAGGTGCCCCCGATGGACCTGGACGCCGTCGTATCCGCGCTCGACCGCTTGCTGCACGACGATGCGTTGCGCGCCGACCTCTCCGCGCGCGGCATCCGGCGCGCGGCGGGCTTCACGTGGGAGGCGACGGCGCGCGGCACCCTCTCCATCCTCCGCGATCTGCTGTGACGGCGGGTACGACCGGGAGCGAGACGGGTCGCGTGGGCGTCGTCATCCTCAACTGGAACGGGTTCGAGCTGACCCGGCGGTGCGTGGAGACGGTGCTCGCTTCAGACCATCCCGGCACCTTCCCCGTCGTGGTGGACAATGACTCGGCCGACGGTTCGTTCCAGCGGCTGCGCGAGGCGTTCCCGGATGTGGAAGTGCTCCAGTCCGGCGCCAACCTGGGCTACGCGGGCGGCAACAACGTGGGCATCCGCCGCGCGCTGGCGGACGGGGCGGAGTTCGTGTTCGTCATCAACAACGACACGGAGGTCCCGCCGGACTGCATCGGGATCCTGGTCGATGAGATGCGGCGCGACTCGCGGATCGGCCTGGCCGGACCGAAGGTCATCGACGCGATCCAGGGCTGCATCGGCGCCGTGGGCGGCACGATCCACTGGCCCACGGCCGAGCCGCGGCAGATCGG
The Longimicrobiaceae bacterium genome window above contains:
- a CDS encoding glycosyltransferase family 1 protein; its protein translation is MSSADEGARIGIEAHGIGERPTGVGTYVYKLVEALGRVAPREPLVLYRNTTDGPQLPFPTLYVPPSPLWTTARLPLHFALHGAPPVMLFPGHSRSLYCPGRSAVTIHDLAFELFPDHFTAADRLRLRLTTRNGVTRADRLIAVSEATKRDVVERMGAAPDRVTVVHHGVDHAVFRPSTAGEVDAVRARHGLHRPYVLAVGTLQRRKNHATLIRAVHILRGRGVDVELVLSGAGGWLFDETRRLVDELGMGDAVRFLGYVPLDELPALYAGASAAALLSLYEGFGLPVLEAMACGVPMLVSDTSSLPEVGGDAVLKVPPMDLDAVVSALDRLLHDDALRADLSARGIRRAAGFTWEATARGTLSILRDLL
- a CDS encoding glycosyltransferase; amino-acid sequence: MRVAITTDWMDTFGGGERVLLELHRMFPEAPVYTTVYDPKAVPASMRGWDVRTSFIQRIPFVRGSHIRFLALMPLAFEQFDMGEYDLVVTTNSACAKGVITRPGTLNLCYCHTPCRYIWDLFHEYTDGRRGRALMGVAAHWLRMWDRMSADRVDHFVANSREVAGRIRRHYRRESEVIHPPVDVDRIRPSGRDPEDFYLVVSRLVSYKRVDLAVRAANLLGRRLVVVGDGPARRELEAMAGPTVTFRGRLPDEEVAELYARSRGFLFPGLEDFGIAPVEAQAAGRPVIAFGKGGALETVMDGTTGAFFDEQTPEAVAEAILQAERLRFDPADCRRNAERFDAREFRRRMRVAIDRELRVAQRSAAGPRLDGERASG
- a CDS encoding sugar transferase; translated protein: MLHSQTSSFYAYETADAPAASAASVRMPPYDVRLRREITHRRLAVSLARRSMRVLALHVLDSAVLAAVLYALSAAWQPPVPAQPFVPAVVAIFLLSLNALSAYDSGDARRDRKRLASGVLLAVLIVACLAVFPPYVPFPREFVAALAVAAFASLAVGRKVVDLAVRQAYVRGIGLRRAVVIGSLDEVGRAIREMRDDRNIDQYVVGHLTQDDRPDPASLGTLSRLTRVLDEMNIQELVLATALSSETMSELAVACFDRGVAVYVLPSVVGNPDCWAEPLRLGDCPMLRLHPARLQLPALMIKRGVDVVLATVALVALSPVIALIALAILVDSPGPVFFRQERVGLGGRIFLIWKFRSMTADAHERQGELAHLNIYGNRGAFKLRDDPRVTRMGRFLRRTSLDELPQLFNILSGEMSLVGPRPCPPGDVDTYEPHHFDRLTVVPGLTGPWQVSGRNLITDFDTIVQMERAYITGWSLLLDLQIMLRTVKVVLRGEGAY
- a CDS encoding Wzz/FepE/Etk N-terminal domain-containing protein; the protein is MNDEQDLVDLGDVLGRVRRRSGWIAAGALAGLAIAVAIAFALPPRYLSTTKVLIRAADGGASPLSRVSGLADMLSIGGLGSKPFDTEMEVLTSRAVIGSVVDSLGLQARVTKPRATPVMRLVQSARWLREVPDGAVYAFARSGNGYKVEGPGAPPTVTPGVPFRTGAGVLTLRPGGLPDAFTLRVSDYEDAVTDVFKRLDPGKPTGEVAHLEFAAADPVTAAAVPNALVREYLLRRRTTDRGVNAHRYEFLARQADSIGGELVRAEGSLRSYMETSGVVDPEFQGKATFERLAQLQGEAETIDVETRALERTLSAGVAPQGSDLAAYPTFFKNPAISNVLQQLLELRSTRTQLLQKRTDRDPEVVGLTRSISQLEAELGSLSRAYLNGLRQQRSAVQLELARYRSSAATIPGTSEASLRLQREVKRLSETLIVLQTQLVQTRLAAIGEGGDVRQIDPAVPPKRPAFPSKPLFAGLGLFAGLLLGCCGALVRSYTDDRLRTARELQAAMHVPALEFVPGAPLLVSGSQERGTVLVAAGSEGADTALVARQLAETASLRGQDVAFVDLTHPRAMLAAGSENGSSRSASTALVPGTAPEAAGYQLYAGLDGARWTGSSLRGDVEDLERRFARVVVALPLAESPAALALFAPQRPVVLVVGPGPVSRSRLGGTMDGLARLDAHPAALVLVRTRAAADA
- a CDS encoding O-antigen ligase family protein — protein: MPETAAAPAAAGRGVRVAAALRLALVLSIVGQLGRIPVLQAGRKDAPILANDIFLMCVLVLGGVCAFRAKRLLLDRVALVALAFAAVGGISTVLAVPRFGLSGSQVVFSLAYLARWLAYFGIYLVTVNFVRGADVERVWRAFQGTVVAMAAFGIFQAIFLPDFAFMVYPGSAAYLDWDPQGHRLVSTVLDPNFAGAIINMALLPSLAMLSYGVRQRPWMLAVLFLALALTLSRGAILAFVIGVSVIVLARGVSRRLVRVMAVLPLAVLPFIPFLIRYAILYRKLGIGDKSALGRFAGWLIALRMIRDHPVIGVGFNTFGFVSSRWDDGVTEVISRSSFGGDGGLLLVTVLTGGVGLCCFLWMLGAAVANCRRTWRNASAPPMSRGLAAGVAAVTVAIVIHGFFLNTLFYPFIMEPLWVLWGLAFVARRSLAARAPSPEAPARPRFALAHLGGGALPAPAPALRARGATA
- a CDS encoding class I SAM-dependent methyltransferase, with the translated sequence MIDKNLNYGRHVVRRFLEQARPFSTLLDLGAGTGVDLRAAREVQPDAELHAIEVWPESVRTLEGMGVRVHPIDLEKNRFPLADGSMDVVMSNQVLEHTKEIFWIFHEATRVLRTGGHMIVGVPNLASLHNRLLLLLGRQPSALQNATAHVRGYTRRDIVRFVDRVFPGGYSVRAFGGSNFYPFPPAIARPLAKALPGMAWGIFLLLRKEREYGREFVEYPVRERLETNFFLGT
- a CDS encoding polysaccharide biosynthesis/export family protein, with the translated sequence MRRALPLLLLAVLAACGPRGTALPAEGPVPELGPPTGTVQPGDRIQLKVFGEKDMNDMYTVQASGEAVLPRLGPVHVAGRTSVQLQDTLRRAYAEFLRNPAVEVAVLRRIGVQGEVRRPDLYMIDETTTLRDVIAQAGGLSDAGNPRKITVIREGQEIRLAGTERFSAAQLRSGDQVYIGKRSFLETNAIAILSTAGSALVTSLLLTALRR
- a CDS encoding glycosyltransferase family 9 protein — its product is MSDARGERILLILPAALGDLILAFRAFGRIRRSFPDAHLALLVGEPFEEMVRLSGFFDEVLAFDAEMAYGGGAAGRVRLLGALARRVRRLRPTRVGVFKGAPVWAALALASGARVRVGLTRGVGRLLLTAPLAVDRNRHREDRNLDVARLLGAGEEDGADAAWPAVPLPAEVGGGDAGPWIGMTPGGARNVKEEMAVRRWAPERYAELAARLLEREPRARFVFLGGPGDREEAERVMGSLPSGTVVDLVGRTTVAEVRETIARLDAFVGHDSGLMHVAGTTGTPMVAIFGPTDARVLCPRGPQARYVWHPSQPTPCYDEVDGTLRPCAPGCCTTRVTVDEVFARTLDALAMHRAGASGPVVSAP